A window of Solanum stenotomum isolate F172 chromosome 3, ASM1918654v1, whole genome shotgun sequence contains these coding sequences:
- the LOC125860840 gene encoding uncharacterized protein LOC125860840, with the protein MTTLKITKKHHKHFNNPFPSTPNSPFIYGALILNSHKLPSHQIYPIGKDFQLNWSSKNGGFLSISHKSEPTRPIWSTLPGEPFISAAIAETEVEESRGSFVVKDKHVHSLSNNQTIDDIRIINESDKDQLFSSYPLFPVLMITGKVFGVSKRKKKVRFSRRKDSEKENSTCARYWILFDQKECHQVGFQVRIGKTDLELPKRVSPRSYRNFSLKFGRIRRRRGGWFGGLKKSVTVSSLAEEKIVMKSSEEVVNNRICLTYSSEKNEKIFGFGEQFSHMNFKGKRVPIFVQEQGIGRGDQPITFAANLVSYRAGGDWSTTYAPSPFYMTSKMRSMYLEGYDYSVFDLTKDDRIQIQLHGDSLEGRILHGNSPSELIECFTGSTGRPPLLPEWIISGAVVGMQGGTDTVRSIWNEMQRYDVPVSAFWLQDWVGQRETVIGSQLWWNWEADETRYSGWKQLIQDLNKQHIKVMTYCNPCLAPMDKKPNIRRHHFEEAKKLDILVKDKNGELYMVPNTAFDVGMLDLTHPRTANWFKQILQEMVDDGVRGWMADFGEGLPVDACLYSGEDPIAAHNRYPELWAKINREFVDEWKSAHVGKEGEDPKDSLVFFMRAGYRDTPKWAMLFWEGDQMVSWQKNDGIKSAVVGLLSGGLSGYALNHSDIGGYCAVNLPFFKYRRSEELLLRWMELAAFTTVFRTHEGNKPSCNSQFYSNNRTLSHFARLAKVYKAWKFYRIQLVKEASQKGLPICRHLFLHYPEDEHIHSLTYEQFLVGTEILVVPVLDKGKETVKAYFPIGESSSWKHIWTGKLYSTQGSEAWVEAPIGYPAIFIKDGSSVGKTFLEKLREYNVL; encoded by the exons ATGACAACTTTGAAAATCACCAAAAAGCATCACAAACATTTCAATAATCCTTTTCCATCCACCCCAAACTCACCATTCATATATGGAGCTTTAATATTGAATTCTCATAAACTCCCTTCTCATCAGATCTACCCCATTGGCAAAGATTTCCAGTTAAATTGGTCATCAAAAAATGGAGGATTTTTATCAATTTCTCACAAATCTGAGCCTACAAGGCCTATATGGTCCACTCTTCCTGGTGAGCCTTTCATTTCTGCCGCCATTGCTGAAACTGAAGTGGAAGAAAGCAGAGGTTCATTCGTCGTCAAAGATAAACATGTTCATTCTCTTTCAAATAATCAAACAATTGACGACATAAGGATCATAAATGAATCTGATAAAGATCAACTTTTTTCGTCGTATCCCCTGTTTCCTGTTTTAATGATCACAGGGAAGGTTTTCGGGGTAAGTAAACGAAAGAAAAAGGttagattttcaagaagaaaagaTTCGGAGAAGGAAAATTCAACTTGTGCAAGATATTGGATTCTGTTTGATCAGAAAGAATGTCATCAAGTTGGTTTCCAAGTGAGGATTGGGAAAACAGATTTAGAACTTCCAAAAAGAGTTTCTCCAAGAAGTTATAGGaatttttctctaaaatttggtCGAATTCGGAGACGTAGAGGTGGGTGGTTTGGAGGATTAAAAAAGTCTGTTACTGTTTCATCATTAGCTGAGGAGAAAATAGTGATGAAAAGTAGTGAAGAAGTTGTTAATAATAGGATTTGTTTAACAtattcaagtgaaaaaaatgagaaaatatttgGTTTTGGAGAGCAATTTTCTCATATGAACTTTAAAGGAAAGAGGGTCCCTATTTTTGTTCAAGAACAAGGGATTGGACGCGGCGATCAACCTATTACCTTTGCAGCCAATTTAGTTAGCTACAG ggcAGGAGGTGATTGGAGTACAACTTATGCGCCTTCGCCATTCTACATGACATCGAAGATGAGGTCAATGTACTTGGAGGGTTATGATTATTCAGTGTTTGATCTAACAAAAGATGATAGAATCCAGATACAG TTACATGGGGACTCATTGGAAGGTCGGATACTACACGGGAACTCACCTTCTGAACTCATTGAATGTTTCACAGGAAGCACTGGTAGACCTCCACTTCTTCCAGAATGGATTATTTCAGGCGCAGTGGTGGGAATGCAAGGTGGAACGGACACTGTCCGCAGTATTTGGAATGAAATGCAAAGATATGACGTCCCAGTATCAGCATTCTGGTTGCAG GATTGGGTAGGACAGAGAGAAACAGTCATTGGATCACAACTTTGGTGGAATTGGGAAGCAGATGAAACGAGATACTCGGGATGGAAACAACTAATTCAAGACCTTAATAAGCAACATATCAAAGTCATGACATATTGCAATCCTTGTCTGGCTCCG ATGGATAAAAAGCCAAACATAAGAAGGCACCATTTTGAGGAGGCAAAGAAGTTGGATATCTTAGTAAAAGACAAGAATGGGGAGCTGTATATGGTTCCCAATACAGCATTTGATGTAGGGATGCTGGATTTGACACATCCACGTACCGCAAATTGGTTCAAGCAGATTCTGCAAGAAATGGTAGATGATGGAGTACGAGGATGGATGGCAGATTTTGGCGAAGGCCTTCCTGTGGATGCCTGCTTGTATTCAG GTGAAGATCCAATTGCAGCACATAATAGATATCCCGAATTATGGGCCAAAATCAACAGGGAATTCGTGGATGAATGGAAAAGCGCGCATGTAGGTAAAGAGGGAGAAGATCCAAAGGATAGTTTGGTTTTCTTCATGAGAGCTGGTTACAGGGATACTCCTAAATGGGCAATGCTATTTTGGGAGGGAGACCAAATGGTAAGTTGGCAAAAAAATGATGGCATCAAGAGTGCAGTTGTTGGCTTGCTTAGCGGAGGACTTTCAGGATATGCTCTTAATCACAGTGACATTGGAGGCTACTGTGCAGTAAACTTACCATTTTTTAAGTATCGAAGAAGTGAAGAGCTTCTTTTGCGATGGATGGAATTGGCTGCCTTTACCACTGTGTTTCGGACACATGAA GGTAACAAGCCATCTTGCAACAGCCAGTTCTACTCTAATAATAGAACTCTGTCACATTTTGCGCGTCTTGCAAAGGTCTACAAAGCATGGAAGTTTTACAGGATTCAACTAGTTAAG GAAGCCTCTCAGAAAGGGCTACCAATTTGTCGACATCTCTTCCTTCACTATCCAGAAGATGAACATATACATAGCTTAACATATGAGCAATTCTTAGTTGGCACAGAGATACTTGTGGTACCTGTGCTCGACAAAGGCAAGGAAACTGTTAAGGCCTATTTCCCGATAGGAGAAAGCTCGTCATGGAAGCATATTTGGACAGGAAAATTGTATTCAACACAAGGTTCTGAAGCTTGGGTAGAAGCACCAATTGGATATCCTGCCATTTTCATTAAAGACGGATCTTCTGTTGGAAAAACCTTCTTGGAAAAACTCCGCGAATACAATGTCTTATAA
- the LOC125857730 gene encoding mediator of RNA polymerase II transcription subunit 31 isoform X2 — translation MASTSNPDTHESPQKSVYKDPDDGRQRFLLELEFVQCLANPTYIHYLAQNRYFEDEAFIGYLKYLQYWQRPEYIKFIMYPHCLFFLELLQNPTFRNAMAHPANKEVAHRQQFYFWKNYRNNRLKHILPRPLPEPATAPSSAPPASLPSSVAPPAAPPPAPTPVTAAALSPMQYAIPPGSGLAKTDPRNASVDRRKRKKDG, via the exons ATGGCTTCTACATCGAATCCAGACACCCATGAATCACC GCAGAAAAGCGTCTATAAAGATCCGGATGATGGACGCCAACGTTTCTTACTGGAACTCGAATTTGTTCAATGCCTCGCTAATCCCACTTACATTCACt ATTTGGCTCAGAATAGGTATTTTGAAGATGAAGCTTTTATTGGGTACTTGAAATATCTTCAATACTGGCAACGACCTGAGTACATAAAGTTTATAAT GTATCCACACTGCCTATTCTTTCTCGAGCTTCTTCAAAATCCAACATTTCGTAATGCAATGGCGCATCCTGCTAACAAG GAAGTGGCACATAGGCAGCAATTTTACTTCTGGAAGAACTATAGAAATAACCGGTTGAAACATATTTTGCCGCGGCCGCTTCCTGAGCCTGCAACTGCACCAAGTTCTGCTCCACCTGCATCACTACCATCAAGTGTAGCCCCTCCAGCCGCTCCACCTCCTGCTCCTACACCTGTTACAGCTGCAGCTCTTTCCCCGATGCAGTATGCCATCCCTCCTGGATCTGGTCTTGCTAAAACTGACCCAAGGAATGCTTCTGTTGATCGAAGAAAGAGAAA GAAAGACGGATGA
- the LOC125857730 gene encoding mediator of RNA polymerase II transcription subunit 31 isoform X1, translating to MASTSNPDTHESPQKSVYKDPDDGRQRFLLELEFVQCLANPTYIHYLAQNRYFEDEAFIGYLKYLQYWQRPEYIKFIMYPHCLFFLELLQNPTFRNAMAHPANKEVAHRQQFYFWKNYRNNRLKHILPRPLPEPATAPSSAPPASLPSSVAPPAAPPPAPTPVTAAALSPMQYAIPPGSGLAKTDPRNASVDRRKRNRKDG from the exons ATGGCTTCTACATCGAATCCAGACACCCATGAATCACC GCAGAAAAGCGTCTATAAAGATCCGGATGATGGACGCCAACGTTTCTTACTGGAACTCGAATTTGTTCAATGCCTCGCTAATCCCACTTACATTCACt ATTTGGCTCAGAATAGGTATTTTGAAGATGAAGCTTTTATTGGGTACTTGAAATATCTTCAATACTGGCAACGACCTGAGTACATAAAGTTTATAAT GTATCCACACTGCCTATTCTTTCTCGAGCTTCTTCAAAATCCAACATTTCGTAATGCAATGGCGCATCCTGCTAACAAG GAAGTGGCACATAGGCAGCAATTTTACTTCTGGAAGAACTATAGAAATAACCGGTTGAAACATATTTTGCCGCGGCCGCTTCCTGAGCCTGCAACTGCACCAAGTTCTGCTCCACCTGCATCACTACCATCAAGTGTAGCCCCTCCAGCCGCTCCACCTCCTGCTCCTACACCTGTTACAGCTGCAGCTCTTTCCCCGATGCAGTATGCCATCCCTCCTGGATCTGGTCTTGCTAAAACTGACCCAAGGAATGCTTCTGTTGATCGAAGAAAGAGAAA cAGGAAAGACGGATGA